The following are encoded together in the Salvia hispanica cultivar TCC Black 2014 chromosome 6, UniMelb_Shisp_WGS_1.0, whole genome shotgun sequence genome:
- the LOC125194852 gene encoding putative late blight resistance protein homolog R1B-14, translating to MPSSLNFEEELRNETEKFCLIAGDVMDERPAYSSLSLSSSSSSSSASASRVAATANGVAIGLNEDVMVIKDRLCGLSSKLQVVPILGMGGIGKTTLARTVYDDPLIMYHFDIRVWLTISQDYNARKVLLGLVDSMKLIEEHMSRLEMDDVSILAEKVYKNLKGRRYLVVMDDVWSTKVWDDVRNVFPDDGNGSRIMLTTRLADLAVYPDSSSAPHEMRFMNDSQSWDLLKGKVFADSNCPPELEDVGKKIARSCGGLPLAVVLVAGFLSEVNKNPSSWEEVSENVINPIVGQELEGILSLSYTHLPHHLRPCFLFMAMFPEDENIRASRLIRLWLAEGFLKHQNGCSKSLEEEAEEYLEDLVKRNLVIVTSKKSDGKIKCCSLHDMVRDLCIRKAHDEKFLRVIHGRVVPESMINERRISLSLSDFDDIWCPTIHTMLCFQLQSFSRLPAFLRRFRSLRILDAVSETSEELSSQGGKFPWEDMSIIGSLPNLQVLKLIDQTFGETWETADGEFPQLRYLLIERSGLQHWITESSHFPRLKCLVLRFCQDLREIPQGIGEIPTLEVLYIK from the exons ATGCCATCAAGCTTGAATTTTGAAGAGGAGCTCAGAAATGAAACGGAAAAATTCTGTTTAATTGCTGGAGATGTGATGGACGAGCGACCTGCTTACtcatctctttctctctcatcatcatcatcatcatcatcagcaTCAGCATCAAGAGTTGCAGCTACTGCCAACGGTGTGGCGATTGGTTTGAATGAAGATGTGATGGTGATAAAGGATCGGCTTTGTGGGCTCTCATCCAAACTCCAAGTTGTACCCATTTTGGGAATGGGTGGCATTGGTAAGACCACTCTGGCTAGAACTGTTTATGACGATCCATTAATCATGTATCATTTTGATATTCGTGTTTGGCTTACAATATCACAAGATTACAATGCACGGAAAGTTCTTTTAGGTCTTGTAGATTCGATGAAATTGATAGAAGAACATATGTCTAGATTAGAGATGGATGATGTTTCAATTTTGGCAGAGAAAGTGTATAAAAACTTGAAGGGTAGGAGGTATCTTGTGGTAATGGATGATGTGTGGAGCACAAAGGTTTGGGATGATGTAAGGAATGTATTTCCGGATGATGGTAATGGAAGTCGAATCATGTTAACCACAAGGCTAGCGGATCTAGCCGTTTATCCTGATTCGAGTAGTGCTCCTCATGAGATGAGGTTCATGAATGATTCTCAAAGTTGGGATTTGCTTAAGGGAAAGGTGTTTGCAGACAGCAATTGCCCACCTGAATTGGAAGATGTTGGGAAAAAGATTGCAAGAAGTTGTGGGGGACTACCCCTTGCTGTTGTCCTGGTTGCTGGATTCCTGTCTGAAGTTAATAAGAATCCATCTTCTTGGGAGGAAGTTTCCGAAAATGTAATAAATCCAATTGTTGGTCAAGAGTTGGAGGGGATACTATCTTTGAGTTACACTCACTTGCCTCATCATTTGAGGCCGTGTTTTCTGTTTATGGCAATGTTTCCTGAAGATGAAAATATTCGTGCTTCAAGGCTTATTAGATTATGGTTAGCTGAGGGCTTCTTGAAGCATCAAAATGGATGCAGTAAAAGCTTGGAAGAGGAGGCAGAGGAGTATTTGGAGGATCTAGTCAAGAGAAATCTTGTAATTGTGACTAGTAAGAAGAGTGATGGGAAAATCAAGTGTTGCAGCCTCCATGATATGGTACGAGACTTGTGCATAAGGAAAGCTCACGATGAGAAGTTTCTTCGTGTTATCCATGGTCGTGTTGTTCCAGAAAGCATGATAAATGAGCGACGCATCAGTTTGAGCCTTTCTGATTTTGATGACATTTGGTGTCCAACCATCCATACCATGTTATGCTTCCAACTCCAGAGTTTCTCTAGGTTGCCAGCCTTTCTAAGACGTTTTAGATCGCTTAGGATATTGGATGCTGTGAGCGAAACTTCTGAAGAGCTCTCGTCCCAA GGTGGCAAATTTCCTTGGGAAGATATGAGTATTATTGGTTCATTGCCTAATCTGCAAGTGTTGAAGCTAATAGATCAAACCTTTGGTGAAACGTGGGAAACAGCTGATGGAGAATTTCCTCAGCTGAGATATTTGCTAATTGAGAGATCAGGTCTCCAGCACTGGATAACTGAGAGCAGCCACTTTCCAAGACTCAAGTGCCTAGTGCTTCGTTTTTGTCAGGATTTAAGGGAGATTCCACAAGGTATAGGAGAAATACCGACACTGGAagtattgtatattaaataa
- the LOC125194851 gene encoding protein TPLATE — protein MDILFAQIQADLRSNDALRQSGALLQALQQSAAGRDISVLAKSAVEEIVASPASAVSKKLAFDLIRSTRLTPDLWETVCSGVRKDLDFPDPDVTAAAVSILAAVPSYRLGKLINDCHKEISACFDSPSDNLRFSITETLGCILARDDLVTLCENNINLLDRVSNWWNRMAQNMLDKSDSVSKVAFESIGKLFQEFESKKMSRLAGDKLVDTENSVAIRSNWISSMVDFVWKKRSALMSRSVILPIESFRATVFPLVYAVKAVASGSIEVIRKLSMSSKTRSDTNSDSANAERFVGVSDVVSHLAPFLASSLDPALIFEVGINMLYLADVPGGKPEWASASTIAILTLWDRQEYSSARESIVRAVVTNLHLLDLSMQVSLFKRLLVMVRNLRAESDRMHALACICRTALCVDLFAKESVRRGQKPLAGTDIVSLFEDASVKDDLNSVTSKSLFREELVAMLVESCFQLSLPLPEQKSSGMESRVIGALAYGTGYGALNWTEPALEVVEVCRPCVKWDCDGRTYAIDCYLKLLVRLCHIYDTRGGIKRVKDGASQDQILNETRLQNLQRELVKDLSEVNTPRICSRLLWAISEHIDLEGLDPLLADDPEDPLNIIISNIHKVLFNIDSSASTTNRLQDVQAILLCAQRLGSRNARAGNLLTKELEDFRSNPAADSVNKHQCRLMIQRIKYVHNHSDDRWAGVSEARGDYPFSNHKLTVQFYDASAAQDRKLEGLIHKAVLELWRPDPSELTELMTKGINSSLIKVPPNAFTLTGSSDPCYVEGYHLSDPNDGRITLHLKVLNLTEIELNRVDIRVGLSGGLYFMNGSPQAVRQLRNLNSQEPVICSVTVGVSHFERCALSVQVQYYGIGAMGDYEGDYPEEDPQIARQKRNSRNELWEPILRCQPYKIPLTELLLPHKISPVEYFRLWPSLPAIVECTGTYTYEGSGFKATAAQQYGESPFLSGLKSLSSKPFHKVCSHIIRTVAGFQLCYAAKTWYGGFIGMMIFGASEVSRNVDLGDETTTMICKFVVRASDASITKEIGSDLQGWMDDLTDGTVEYMPEDEVKAAAAERLRTSLERIALLKAARPRKKPGTEEEEKEEYGSLCRSCFPCSNYNS, from the exons ATGGACATCCTTTTTGCTCAGATCCAAGCAGACCTCCGCTCCAACGATGCGCTCCGCCAGTCTGGAGCATTGCTCCAAGCACTCCAACAGTCCGCCGCCGGAAGAGATATCTCGGTGCTCGCCAAATCCGCCGTTGAGGAGATAGTCGCTTCGCCTGCCTCCGCCGTCTCCAAAAAGCTCGCCTTCGACCTAATCCGATCCACTCGCCTCACTCCAGATCTCTGGGAAACCGTGTGCTCCGGCGTCCGGAAGGATCTCGATTTCCCCGATCCCGATgtcaccgccgccgccgtctcAATTCTCGCCGCCGTCCCCTCCTACCGCCTCGGCAAGCTCATTAACGACTGCCACAAGGAGATCTCGGCTTGCTTTGATTCGCCCAGCGATAATCTGCGGTTTTCGATTACGGAAACACTGGGCTGCATCCTCGCGCGTGATGATCTCGTGACCTTGTGTGAGAACAATATCAACTTGCTCGATCGCGTCTCCAATTGGTGGAACCGGATGGCGCAGAACATGCTTGATAAGTCCGATTCTGTTTCGAAGGTCGCCTTTGAATCCATTGGGAAACTGTTTCAGGAATTTGAATCGAAGAAGATGAGCCGTCTAGCTGGAGATAAGTTAGTTGACACTGAAAATTCTGTAGCAATTCGATCGAATTGGATTTCTTCTATGGTTGATTTTGTTTGGAAGAAGAGAAGTGCATTGATGTCTCGCTCGGTAATCCTCCCTATTGAGAGTTTTAGAGCGACTGTTTTTCCGCTAGTTTATGCGGTGAAAGCAGTGGCTTCAGGATCGATAGAGGTGATCAGGAAGCTATCAATGTCATCAAAGACTAGAAGTGACACAAACTCAGATTCAGCAAATGCAGAGAGATTTGTGGGAGTATCTGATGTGGTGTCGCATTTGGCACCTTTTCTGGCATCATCGCTGGATCCTGCATTGATATTTGAAGTGGGGATTAATATGTTATACTTAGCTGATGTTCCTGGAGGGAAGCCTGAGTGGGCTTCCGCCTCAACCATAGCAATTCTTACTCTTTGGGACAGACAAGAGTATTCCTCTGCCCGCGAGAGCATTGTTCGAGCTGTCGTAACTAATCTACATCTCCTTGACCTAAGCATGCAG GTTTCATTGTTTAAAAGGCTGCTTGTTATGGTCAGGAACTTGAGGGCAGAATCTGACCGAATGCATGCTTTGGCATGTATTTGTCGTACTGCTCTTTGTGTAGATCTGTTTGCAAAGGAGAGCGTCCGGCGAGGTCAAAAACCTCTGGCAGGAACAGATATTGTCTCACTTTTCGAAGATGCTAGTGTAAAGGATGACCTTAACAGCGTCACTAGTAAGAGTTTGTTTAGAGAAGAATTAGTTGCCATGCTGGTAGAGAGCTGCTTTCAGCTGTCCTTGCCTTTGCCTGAACAGAAGAGTTCGGGCATGGAGAGCAGGGTAATTGGTGCCCTAGCTTACGGAACTGGTTATGGTGCTTTAAATTGGACAGAGCCGGCTCTTGAAGTGGTGGAAGTGTGCAGACCATGTGTTAAATGGGATTGCGATGGCAGAACATACGCAATTGATTGCTATCTTAAATTGCTTGTTAGGCTTTGCCATATTTATGACACAAGAGGAGGTATTAAAAGGGTCAAAGATGGGGCATCTCAAGATCAGATATTGAATGAGACAAGGTTGCAAAATTTGCAACGGGAACTTGTCAAAGATCTCAGCGAG GTAAACACACCTAGAATATGCAGCCGTTTACTGTGGGCAATTTCAGAGCACATTGATTTGGAGGGACTGGACCCCCTTCTCGCTGATGATCCTGAGGACCCattaaatatcattatatcaAATATCCATAAAGTCCTATTCAATATAGACTCATCTGCGAGTACAACAAACCGGCTTCAAGATGTTCAAGCAATTCTGCTGTGTGCTCAACGTTTGGGATCACGTAACGCCAGGGCTGGGAATTTGTTGACTAAAGAACTTGAAGACTTTAGGAGCAATCCAGCAGCTGATTCAGTTAATAAGCACCAGTGCCGTTTAATGATCCAGAGAATTAAATATGTTCATAACCACTCCGACGACAG ATGGGCTGGAGTTAGTGAAGCCAGAGGAGACTATCCATTCAGCAACCACAAGCTCACTGTTCAGTTCTATGATGCATCTGCAGCTCAGGACCGGAAACTTGAGGGATTAATCCATAAGGCTGTATTAGAACTTTGGAGACCTGATCCCAGTGAATTAACTGAGCTGATGACAAAAGGGATTAACTCAAGTTTGATCAAAGTTCCTCCAAATGCATTTACTTTGACTGGTAGCAGTGATCCATGCTATGTTGAAGGTTATCACCTGTCAGATCCAAATGATGGAAGGATAACTCTTCATTTGAAG GTTTTAAACCTTACAGAGATTGAACTAAATCGGGTTGACATTCGGGTTGGACTATCTGGTGGGTTGTACTTCATGAATGGATCTCCTCAAGCTGTGAGACAGTTGCGCAATCTTAATTCACAG GAGCCAGTAATATGCAGTGTAACTGTTGGTGTTTCGCACTTTGAACGATGTGCCCTTTCCGTCCAAGTCCAGTACTATGGTATTGGTGCTATGGGTGATTATGAAGGGGACTATCCTGAAGAAGATCCACAGATAGCTCGTCAAAAGAGGAATTCAAGGAATGAATTATGGGAGCCGATCTTGAGATGCCAGCCATACAAAATTCCTCTGACCGAGCTTCTTTTGCCTCATAAAATCTCTCCTGTTGAATATTTTCGCTTGTGGCCTAGTTTGCCTGCCATAGTGGAATGCACAGGTACATATACATACGAAGGAAGTGGTTTTAAGGCTACTGCTGCACAGCAATATGGGGAGTCTCCTTTCCTTAGTGGCTTGAAATCTCTCTCTTCCAAGCCTTTCCATAAAGTTTGCTCGCATATCATCCGGACAGTTGCTGGATTTCAG CTGTGCTATGCTGCTAAAACATGGTATGGAGGTTTCATCGGCATGATGATCTTTGGTGCTAGTGAAGTGAGCAGAAATGTGGACCTTGGCGACGAGACTACTACCATGATATGCAAATTTGTGGTCCGAGCTTCTGATGCATCCATCACCAAGGAGATTGGTTCGGATCTACAAGGGTGGATGGACGACTTGACAGATGGCACCGTTGAATACATGCCTGAAGATGAAGTGAAAGCAGCTGCAGCAGAGAGGCTGAGAACCTCACTGGAACGAATAGCATTGCTAAAAGCAGCACGCCCCCGCAAAAAGCCTGGCacggaagaagaagagaaggaggAGTATGGCAGCTTATGCCGCTCTTGCTTCCCTTGCTCAAACTACAACTCTTGA